From the genome of Candidatus Anaeroferrophillus wilburensis, one region includes:
- a CDS encoding DUF3417 domain-containing protein, with amino-acid sequence MSHLQTFNVFPKVPQPLAFLELLARNLWWSWHRDAVELFRRMDPRLWDESRGNPLVFSTLVSQERLQ; translated from the coding sequence ATGAGTCATCTGCAAACATTCAATGTTTTTCCCAAGGTTCCACAGCCGCTTGCTTTTCTCGAACTCCTGGCCCGCAACCTCTGGTGGTCCTGGCACCGGGATGCCGTTGAACTTTTCCGCCGGATGGATCCCCGACTGTGGGATGAATCCCGCGGCAACCCGCTGGTGTTTTCAACGCTCGTTTCCCAGGAACGTTTGCAG